The Candidatus Methylomirabilis limnetica genome contains a region encoding:
- a CDS encoding branched-chain amino acid ABC transporter substrate-binding protein produces the protein MGRRWLWPWKALALILLIAVNAHAASTIKVGVAGPLTGDQATLGQELKGGAIIAVEEWNAKGGLLGRKIEIVWGDDQHDPRQAVAVANKFVNEGVVGVIGHFNSSCSIPASTIYRDGKVVQLTPASTNPQFTERGLWNVFRVCGRDDQQGGVAANFIVRKLQKRRIAVLHDKTTYGQGLADETVKALEKAKIKPVYYGGVTQGEKDFRPVLTAVRLSDPEVLFYGGIYPEAILLTKQMRELGMKTVFMSGDGVWAKAFIDIAGKAAEGSFITFTPDQTKIKEAQEVIRRHKEKFGTEVGAYTVYSYVAATLLFEAIATTQSTDSIKIADHIRRTKWKTALGPIQFDKKGDVLVSPYVIWEVKDGKFVELQ, from the coding sequence ATGGGACGGCGGTGGTTGTGGCCTTGGAAGGCTCTAGCACTTATCCTGCTCATAGCCGTAAACGCCCATGCGGCCAGCACCATAAAAGTTGGGGTGGCTGGTCCGCTGACGGGTGATCAGGCTACCTTGGGACAGGAGTTGAAGGGCGGCGCCATCATCGCCGTAGAGGAGTGGAATGCCAAGGGAGGCCTCCTCGGACGGAAGATCGAGATCGTATGGGGTGACGACCAACACGATCCAAGGCAGGCCGTCGCAGTCGCCAACAAGTTCGTGAATGAAGGGGTCGTCGGGGTGATCGGCCACTTCAACAGCAGTTGTTCGATTCCAGCTTCCACCATCTATCGTGACGGCAAGGTTGTCCAGCTTACTCCTGCCTCCACCAACCCGCAGTTCACCGAGCGCGGCTTGTGGAACGTCTTCCGCGTGTGCGGCAGAGACGACCAGCAGGGTGGTGTGGCGGCCAACTTCATTGTGAGGAAGCTGCAGAAGAGAAGGATCGCGGTCCTGCACGACAAGACCACATACGGACAGGGGCTGGCTGATGAAACCGTGAAGGCCCTTGAGAAGGCCAAGATTAAGCCTGTCTACTACGGGGGCGTCACGCAGGGAGAAAAAGACTTCCGACCGGTGCTCACCGCAGTGAGGCTGAGCGATCCTGAAGTCCTCTTTTATGGCGGCATCTATCCAGAGGCCATTCTGCTTACGAAGCAGATGCGTGAGCTGGGAATGAAGACGGTCTTTATGAGCGGCGACGGCGTCTGGGCAAAAGCGTTCATCGACATTGCCGGCAAGGCGGCGGAGGGCTCCTTCATCACCTTTACCCCGGACCAAACGAAGATCAAGGAAGCCCAGGAAGTCATCAGGCGGCACAAAGAAAAGTTCGGCACTGAGGTTGGAGCCTACACCGTATATAGCTATGTGGCTGCCACCCTGCTCTTTGAAGCGATCGCCACGACCCAGTCTACCGATAGCATCAAGATCGCGGACCATATCAGGAGGACCAAGTGGAAGACCGCCCTCGGACCGATCCAGTTCGACAAGAAGGGCGATGTCCTCGTGTCGCCCTACGTGATCTGGGAGGTGAAGGACGGGAAGTTCGTGGAACTCCAGTAG
- a CDS encoding branched-chain amino acid ABC transporter permease yields the protein MLLQQLVNGLTLGSVYALIALGYTMVYGIIGLINFAHGEIYMLGAYMGIVTFSLLTALHLTSPDSGVTLLLMMIVAILFCGAYGVTIERLAYRPLRTAPRLSPLISALGVSIFLQNFVMLAQGPRDKGFPELFIQGGIDLPGGRISAIQLFIMATSVLMMFALHLLVRRTKIGKAMRATAQDQQMASLVGIDVNQVISVTFLIGSALAAVAGVMVGMYYGLINFYIGYMAGIKAFTAAVLGGIGSIPGAMIGGVLLGLIESLGAGYISSEYKDVFAFAILVLVLIFRPSGLLGEDSSKRV from the coding sequence ATGCTGCTTCAACAGCTGGTGAACGGGCTGACGCTCGGTAGTGTCTATGCATTGATCGCGTTAGGCTACACCATGGTCTACGGGATCATTGGGCTGATCAACTTCGCCCACGGTGAAATCTACATGTTGGGCGCCTACATGGGGATCGTCACCTTCAGCCTCCTGACCGCCCTCCACCTGACATCCCCTGACTCCGGCGTCACCCTCCTGCTGATGATGATTGTGGCGATCCTCTTCTGCGGCGCGTACGGCGTCACCATTGAACGGCTGGCCTACAGACCTCTGCGCACTGCCCCGCGTCTGTCTCCCCTCATCAGCGCCCTGGGGGTCTCTATCTTTCTCCAGAACTTCGTGATGCTGGCGCAGGGACCCAGGGATAAAGGATTCCCTGAGCTGTTCATCCAGGGCGGGATAGACCTTCCGGGTGGCAGGATCAGCGCGATCCAGCTCTTCATCATGGCCACCTCGGTCCTCATGATGTTCGCGCTTCACCTGCTGGTGCGTCGAACAAAGATCGGCAAGGCGATGCGTGCAACCGCTCAGGATCAGCAGATGGCCAGCCTGGTCGGCATCGATGTGAACCAAGTGATCAGTGTGACCTTTCTCATTGGCTCGGCGCTCGCGGCAGTGGCCGGGGTCATGGTCGGGATGTACTATGGCCTGATTAATTTCTATATCGGCTACATGGCCGGTATCAAAGCCTTTACTGCCGCCGTCCTGGGCGGGATCGGCAGCATTCCGGGCGCGATGATCGGCGGGGTGCTGTTAGGTCTCATCGAAAGCCTTGGGGCGGGCTATATCTCCAGCGAGTACAAAGACGTGTTTGCGTTTGCCATCCTGGTCCTCGTGCTGATCTTCCGTCCCAGTGGCCTCTTAGGCGAGGATAGCTCAAAGCGTGTCTAG
- a CDS encoding ABC transporter permease subunit gives MSRLNMRAPSRSALLYRRPLLRIVLISLWLGLLSLPLMMEIEAPYFGLERPLMVSGVAVLLGLMQWLVSQWRRASPVWMDRMMEAGGATIRNLAQRVDRRPLYALALACAVVIPLGLNRYHIDVLTQVGIYVTLALGLNIVVGLAGLLNLGYIAFYAVGAYAYGLLATRVGLSFWEVLPLGATLAAIFGVLLGVPALRLRGDYLAITTLGFGEIIRIVLNNWDSFTGGPNGIIEIPRPSLFGFTFFHPIHYYYLILAIVLLTIFVVDRLNQSRLGRAWTAMRDDEVAAEVMGIDLVKTKLLAFSLGATWAGLAGVFFASKMTFISPESFTFFESVIVLCMVVLGGMGSVPGVILGAAMLLILPELMRQFAQYRMLVFGAAMIAMMVMRPEGLLAARRRAVPLWRKEVSRATVVSGPQAPSTGLGQVCPALQFPQDASMTLLATRKLSVDFGGLRALDMVDLSVKAGEIVSLIGPNGAGKTTFFNCVTGLCVPTSGEVLYRGQNMVGLRPNQVTAKGVTRTFQNIRLFRDMTVLENVMVGRHCRMHASVVGAIFRPKGVLTEEEELVAKARDLLRFVGLEEKTDLWASELPYGDQRRLEIARAMASDPTLLLLDEPAAGMNPQETNALMDLIYLIRARGITVLLIEHHMKVVMGISERVVVLDHGVKIAEGTPEAIRADSRVIDAYLGKESIRA, from the coding sequence GTGTCTAGGCTGAACATGCGAGCCCCATCCCGTTCCGCTCTATTGTACCGACGCCCTTTGCTGAGAATCGTCCTGATCAGCCTCTGGCTGGGGCTTCTGTCGCTGCCTCTCATGATGGAGATAGAGGCCCCTTATTTTGGGCTGGAACGCCCCCTCATGGTTTCCGGCGTCGCGGTATTGCTCGGCCTCATGCAGTGGCTCGTGTCCCAGTGGCGGAGAGCATCGCCAGTGTGGATGGATCGCATGATGGAGGCCGGTGGGGCTACAATCCGTAACCTTGCCCAGCGGGTCGATCGTCGCCCACTCTACGCCTTGGCCCTGGCGTGCGCGGTCGTGATCCCTCTTGGTCTGAACCGGTATCACATCGATGTGCTGACCCAGGTAGGGATCTATGTGACGCTGGCGCTCGGGCTCAACATCGTCGTGGGCCTGGCCGGACTTCTGAATCTTGGCTACATCGCGTTTTATGCGGTAGGCGCCTATGCCTACGGCCTTCTCGCAACCCGAGTCGGCCTCTCGTTCTGGGAGGTCCTGCCGCTCGGAGCGACCTTGGCGGCCATCTTCGGCGTCCTCCTCGGCGTCCCGGCCCTGCGTCTGCGGGGAGACTACCTGGCTATTACGACCCTGGGGTTCGGTGAGATAATCCGTATCGTTCTGAACAATTGGGATAGCTTCACGGGAGGGCCCAACGGGATCATCGAAATCCCGCGTCCAAGCCTCTTCGGGTTCACCTTTTTCCACCCGATCCACTACTATTACCTGATCCTGGCGATTGTTCTCCTGACCATCTTCGTGGTTGATCGACTTAATCAGTCGCGTCTCGGCCGCGCCTGGACCGCGATGCGCGATGACGAGGTCGCCGCTGAGGTGATGGGCATCGACCTGGTCAAGACGAAGCTCCTCGCGTTCAGTCTTGGCGCGACCTGGGCAGGACTCGCGGGCGTTTTCTTTGCGAGTAAAATGACATTTATCTCTCCGGAGAGCTTCACGTTTTTCGAATCGGTCATCGTCCTGTGCATGGTGGTGCTCGGCGGGATGGGAAGTGTGCCAGGAGTGATCCTGGGCGCGGCGATGCTGCTGATCCTGCCTGAACTGATGCGGCAGTTTGCACAATACCGTATGCTGGTGTTTGGAGCTGCCATGATCGCGATGATGGTGATGCGGCCGGAGGGGCTGCTCGCCGCACGTCGCCGCGCGGTCCCCCTATGGCGTAAGGAGGTTTCTCGCGCCACGGTAGTGAGCGGGCCCCAGGCCCCTTCGACGGGGTTAGGACAAGTCTGTCCAGCCTTACAGTTTCCGCAAGACGCGAGCATGACCCTCCTTGCAACACGAAAGCTGTCAGTAGACTTTGGTGGTCTCCGAGCGCTTGATATGGTCGATCTGAGCGTAAAGGCGGGGGAAATCGTCAGCCTGATCGGCCCCAACGGGGCCGGCAAAACCACCTTTTTCAATTGCGTGACCGGCCTCTGTGTTCCAACTTCTGGAGAGGTTCTCTATCGCGGGCAGAACATGGTTGGCCTGAGGCCGAACCAGGTCACGGCGAAAGGGGTGACCCGCACCTTTCAAAACATTCGGCTTTTTCGGGATATGACGGTACTCGAGAACGTCATGGTAGGACGCCACTGTCGGATGCACGCCTCGGTTGTCGGCGCCATCTTTAGACCGAAAGGCGTACTTACTGAAGAAGAGGAGTTGGTGGCGAAGGCGCGCGACCTGCTTCGATTCGTGGGTCTCGAGGAAAAGACCGATCTGTGGGCAAGCGAGCTCCCATATGGCGATCAGCGTCGGCTTGAGATCGCGAGAGCGATGGCGAGCGACCCGACCCTATTGCTCCTGGATGAGCCGGCCGCAGGGATGAATCCCCAGGAGACCAACGCCCTCATGGATTTGATCTATTTGATTCGCGCACGCGGCATCACCGTTCTGCTCATCGAGCACCATATGAAGGTGGTCATGGGCATCTCTGAGCGAGTGGTAGTTCTCGACCACGGGGTCAAGATTGCTGAAGGCACACCGGAGGCGATCAGAGCGGATTCCAGAGTGATTGACGCCTATCTGGGGAAGGAGTCGATACGTGCTTAG
- a CDS encoding ABC transporter ATP-binding protein, with protein MLRLQEVHAHYGAIHALRGVSLEVEEGQIVTLIGANGAGKSSTLMAISGIIRPTAGRIIFEGEDLTHLPSHAIVRRGISQVPEGRRIFPKLTIMENLEMGAYTRADTAQIRQDLDRVFLLFPLLKDRQSQLSGTLSGGEQQMLAIGRALMARPRLLLLDEPSLGLAPKLVETIFEVIREINAQGTTIMLVEQNAHMALRVAARGYVMEVGLIVLTDEAENLMANEKVRSAYLGE; from the coding sequence GTGCTTAGGCTGCAAGAGGTGCATGCCCATTATGGCGCCATCCATGCCCTGAGGGGCGTAAGCCTTGAAGTAGAGGAGGGTCAGATCGTCACGCTTATCGGCGCCAACGGGGCTGGAAAATCCTCTACATTGATGGCCATCTCCGGAATCATCAGACCAACCGCCGGACGGATCATCTTCGAGGGAGAGGACCTGACCCATCTTCCATCACATGCTATCGTCAGGCGTGGTATCTCGCAGGTCCCGGAGGGGCGGAGAATCTTTCCAAAACTGACCATAATGGAAAATCTGGAGATGGGGGCCTATACCCGCGCTGATACAGCGCAGATCCGTCAGGACCTTGATCGGGTATTTTTGCTCTTCCCGCTGCTCAAAGACCGCCAGTCCCAACTGAGCGGAACCCTCTCGGGCGGGGAACAGCAAATGCTGGCCATCGGCCGTGCCCTGATGGCGCGCCCACGGCTTCTGCTGCTGGATGAACCCTCGCTCGGGCTGGCCCCCAAATTGGTGGAGACGATCTTCGAGGTGATTCGAGAGATTAATGCGCAAGGTACCACGATTATGCTTGTCGAGCAAAACGCACACATGGCCCTGCGAGTCGCAGCCAGGGGGTACGTCATGGAGGTCGGTCTGATCGTGCTGACGGATGAGGCAGAAAACCTCATGGCAAATGAGAAGGTCCGAAGCGCCTATCTTGGGGAGTAG
- a CDS encoding L-threonylcarbamoyladenylate synthase — protein MVRTGDRPNAQAIRLAITPQAPSSRAVARAASILRKGGLVAFPTDTLYALGADASNPLAIERLFAAKGRSRKAPIPLLVADLMMAIQLVGELPDAAVRLAKRYWPGPLTLVLWAPRGACTLLTAGTGRIGLRVPDAAVALALIRRFGSPVTGTSANRSGGKDPLDADEVLRQLGDRVDLVLDEGPVAGGSSSTVVDVTISPPVIVRQGPILQEEILSLLEC, from the coding sequence ATGGTTCGAACAGGTGACCGACCGAATGCTCAGGCAATAAGGCTTGCCATCACGCCTCAGGCCCCGTCATCTCGGGCGGTGGCGCGAGCCGCCTCGATTCTCCGCAAGGGTGGCCTGGTGGCGTTCCCTACCGACACGCTGTATGCCCTTGGAGCCGACGCCTCGAACCCCTTGGCCATCGAGCGTCTCTTTGCAGCAAAAGGCCGTAGCCGGAAGGCCCCAATCCCGCTGCTCGTAGCCGATCTCATGATGGCGATCCAACTGGTCGGTGAACTTCCAGATGCGGCCGTTCGGCTTGCCAAGCGCTACTGGCCTGGTCCGCTTACCCTTGTGCTGTGGGCTCCTCGCGGGGCCTGCACGCTGCTTACCGCCGGTACCGGCCGGATCGGCCTCAGAGTTCCAGATGCGGCTGTTGCGCTAGCCCTGATTCGCCGCTTCGGCAGCCCCGTGACCGGAACAAGCGCGAACCGCTCGGGGGGCAAAGATCCCCTGGACGCTGATGAGGTGCTACGTCAGCTTGGGGATCGAGTGGACCTGGTCCTGGATGAGGGTCCCGTCGCCGGTGGGAGTTCGTCAACCGTCGTAGATGTCACCATAAGCCCGCCCGTCATCGTGAGACAGGGCCCGATCCTGCAAGAGGAAATCCTTAGTCTGCTGGAATGCTAG
- a CDS encoding RelA/SpoT family protein, which yields MGIEPIIERIRAVAPDADVTLLQRAYDFAARVHKGQERISGEPYLSHPTAVAEIVLNLKMDVASIAAALLHDVVEDTHASLEEVKQTFGDEIGDLVDGLTKISRLPFGSRIEHQAESLRKMVLAMSKDIRVILIKLADRLHNMRTLEPLKEEKRRLIARETLDIYAPIAHRLGIYWMKAELEDLALRHLERDAYQDLAARIAKKLQEREKDINEVIGILQQKLTEGGIRAQIIGRPKHFYSIYKKMRDQQKGFDEIYDLTAVRAITESVTDCYGSLGVIHSLWKPIPGRFKDFIAMPKSNMYQSLHTTVIGPVGEPVEIQIRTREMHKTAEQGIAAHWAYKEGKAALDPADKGFAWIRQLLEWQRDLKDSREFLETVKVDLFPEEVYVFTPQGDVKSFPKGACPIDFAFGVHTDIGLTCVGARANGRLVPLRYELQHGDIIEILSDSKHHPSRDWLKLVKTPRARGRIRQWIKNEEKVRSISLGKDLLEKELRRLGKSLSQILKPSAVTKALTGHGYATPDEFFATVGFGQLSPRQAIAKLLPAEELLQEGEVKPERKASQHPDEGVTLLGSHDFLVRFAMCCSPLPGDEIVGFITRGRGVSVHSADCSNLNQLMYDVDRKIKVSWDAAPKTAHQVKIRVVIGTDRPGILAALSSAISASKINIAQADIRVTDDGKGLNTFTLEVLDLKQLQSAMGAIRQIDGVLGVERIRG from the coding sequence ATGGGGATCGAGCCGATCATTGAACGCATTCGCGCAGTAGCACCTGACGCGGATGTGACCCTGCTGCAACGGGCGTACGACTTTGCCGCCAGGGTGCACAAAGGCCAGGAACGGATCTCGGGAGAGCCGTACCTGTCGCACCCGACAGCCGTGGCTGAGATTGTACTGAATCTTAAGATGGATGTGGCGAGTATCGCCGCCGCCCTCCTGCACGATGTCGTGGAGGATACCCACGCCTCGCTCGAGGAGGTCAAGCAGACCTTTGGTGACGAGATCGGGGATCTCGTTGACGGTCTCACGAAGATCAGCAGGCTCCCCTTCGGAAGCCGCATCGAGCATCAGGCCGAAAGTCTCCGAAAGATGGTGCTGGCGATGTCCAAAGATATCAGGGTCATTCTGATCAAGCTGGCTGATCGGCTCCATAATATGCGAACCCTTGAACCGCTGAAGGAGGAGAAGCGTCGGCTGATCGCCAGGGAGACCCTCGACATCTACGCCCCCATCGCGCACCGCCTCGGAATCTACTGGATGAAGGCAGAGCTCGAAGACCTGGCTCTCCGCCACCTCGAACGCGATGCCTACCAGGATCTGGCAGCAAGGATCGCGAAGAAACTGCAGGAGCGGGAGAAGGATATCAATGAGGTCATTGGGATCCTTCAGCAGAAGTTAACCGAGGGCGGCATCCGGGCACAGATCATAGGTCGTCCCAAACATTTCTATAGCATCTACAAAAAAATGCGCGATCAGCAAAAGGGATTTGATGAGATCTATGATCTGACCGCGGTCCGGGCGATCACCGAATCAGTCACGGACTGCTATGGCTCGCTGGGCGTCATCCACTCTCTGTGGAAGCCTATTCCCGGTCGGTTCAAGGACTTCATTGCGATGCCAAAGTCGAACATGTATCAATCCCTGCACACGACAGTCATAGGCCCGGTCGGCGAGCCGGTTGAGATACAAATTAGAACCCGTGAGATGCACAAAACGGCGGAGCAAGGGATTGCGGCCCATTGGGCGTACAAGGAGGGGAAGGCAGCGCTTGACCCGGCTGATAAAGGGTTTGCCTGGATTCGACAGCTACTGGAGTGGCAGCGGGATCTGAAAGACAGCCGGGAGTTCCTGGAAACGGTGAAGGTGGACCTGTTCCCTGAAGAAGTCTACGTGTTCACGCCACAAGGGGATGTGAAGAGCTTCCCTAAGGGGGCTTGTCCTATTGACTTCGCCTTTGGTGTCCATACCGATATCGGCCTCACCTGCGTGGGAGCCAGAGCGAATGGGCGCCTGGTCCCCCTGCGATACGAACTGCAACATGGCGATATCATCGAAATCCTGAGCGATTCAAAGCACCATCCAAGCCGTGACTGGCTGAAACTCGTGAAAACCCCGCGGGCGAGAGGACGGATCAGGCAGTGGATAAAAAACGAGGAGAAGGTCCGGAGTATTAGCCTCGGGAAAGACCTACTGGAGAAGGAGCTTCGGCGGCTAGGCAAGAGCCTCTCTCAGATCCTCAAGCCAAGTGCGGTCACGAAGGCCCTCACCGGTCATGGCTATGCAACCCCAGACGAGTTTTTCGCCACCGTCGGATTTGGCCAGCTCTCCCCTCGCCAGGCCATAGCAAAGCTTTTACCTGCAGAAGAGCTGCTACAAGAAGGAGAGGTGAAGCCGGAGCGAAAGGCTAGCCAGCATCCGGACGAGGGCGTGACCCTTCTGGGATCACACGATTTTCTCGTTCGGTTCGCCATGTGTTGCAGCCCGCTCCCTGGTGATGAGATTGTCGGATTCATCACTCGTGGGCGCGGCGTTTCGGTTCACAGTGCGGACTGCTCTAATCTGAATCAACTCATGTACGACGTGGATCGAAAGATCAAGGTCTCCTGGGATGCGGCACCGAAGACCGCCCACCAAGTCAAGATCCGCGTAGTGATCGGGACGGACCGACCCGGGATCCTGGCCGCGCTCAGCTCGGCAATCTCCGCGAGCAAGATTAACATCGCTCAGGCTGATATACGCGTGACGGATGATGGCAAGGGACTGAACACCTTCACGCTTGAGGTGCTCGATCTGAAGCAGCTTCAGTCAGCGATGGGGGCAATTCGCCAGATCGACGGGGTGCTGGGAGTAGAGCGCATTCGTGGCTAG
- the rpmB gene encoding 50S ribosomal protein L28, with translation MPSTHPSQCEICGRGPRVSSQVSHAHNVSKRRQQINVARHHVVMNGTQRHMAVCTRCLRSGLVQKAGPQQGSVR, from the coding sequence ATGCCATCCACCCATCCCTCGCAGTGTGAGATATGCGGGCGAGGACCGCGAGTAAGCAGTCAGGTCAGTCATGCCCACAACGTCAGCAAGCGCCGCCAGCAGATCAACGTCGCACGTCATCACGTTGTCATGAATGGAACCCAACGCCACATGGCGGTCTGCACACGCTGCCTGCGCTCCGGCCTAGTCCAGAAGGCTGGACCACAGCAGGGATCCGTGCGCTAG
- the rsmD gene encoding 16S rRNA (guanine(966)-N(2))-methyltransferase RsmD, with product MRVIGGLAKGRRIQAPRGRETRPTSDYLREVLFNVLAQQVEGRTFLDLYAGTGAVGIEALSRGAAGAVFVECDRLALAMLRRNIETSGFREQVEVVPMEVLRFLRRTACAARQFDLIFLDPPYQRTDAEAALSMIASTGLLAPTGIVILERSTKDTPIQAPAGLALIREVRHGAAALQLYRREAM from the coding sequence ATGAGGGTGATCGGCGGTCTCGCTAAAGGGCGACGGATTCAGGCTCCTCGTGGAAGAGAAACGAGGCCAACCTCGGATTATCTCCGCGAGGTTCTGTTCAATGTGCTGGCACAGCAGGTGGAGGGCAGAACCTTTCTGGACTTGTACGCCGGGACCGGAGCCGTGGGGATCGAGGCCTTGAGCCGTGGCGCCGCCGGGGCGGTATTCGTTGAGTGCGATCGGTTGGCCCTTGCGATGCTACGCCGGAACATCGAAACGTCTGGATTCCGTGAGCAGGTCGAGGTTGTCCCGATGGAGGTTCTCAGATTCCTGCGCCGGACGGCCTGTGCCGCACGACAATTCGATCTGATCTTTCTAGATCCGCCCTACCAGCGAACTGACGCAGAGGCGGCGCTCTCTATGATAGCATCCACAGGGCTGCTTGCACCGACCGGTATTGTGATTCTGGAACGATCTACAAAGGACACCCCTATCCAAGCCCCTGCTGGGCTGGCGCTTATTCGTGAAGTCCGGCATGGCGCCGCAGCTCTTCAGCTCTATCGACGGGAGGCAATGTGA
- the coaD gene encoding pantetheine-phosphate adenylyltransferase, whose translation MTTLAIYAGTFDPFTFGHIDIARRAHRLFPHLVISVSTNPDKSALFSLAERQRIIRDAVRTMRGVSVESFDGLLVDYMHRRRARVVIRGLRALSDFEYEFQMALMNRKLNEEIETVFLMPHEQYSYLSSRLVKEIALLGGDVSQFVRPMVSKMLKERIALREAGERRQGE comes from the coding sequence GTGACGACGCTGGCTATCTACGCCGGGACCTTCGATCCGTTTACCTTTGGACACATCGATATCGCCAGGCGAGCCCACCGCCTCTTTCCTCACCTTGTCATCTCGGTGAGTACAAATCCAGACAAATCCGCGCTTTTCAGCCTTGCGGAGCGTCAGCGGATCATTAGGGACGCCGTCCGGACTATGCGCGGTGTCTCTGTCGAATCCTTTGACGGTCTTCTGGTGGATTATATGCATCGCAGGAGAGCGCGAGTTGTCATCCGTGGTCTCCGCGCCCTTTCCGACTTCGAATACGAATTCCAGATGGCGCTGATGAATCGGAAGCTCAACGAAGAGATCGAAACGGTATTCCTTATGCCCCACGAGCAGTATTCTTACCTCAGCTCTCGACTAGTAAAAGAGATCGCCCTACTTGGGGGAGATGTCTCCCAATTTGTGAGACCAATGGTCTCAAAGATGCTCAAAGAGCGAATCGCCCTGCGGGAAGCAGGAGAACGGAGACAAGGAGAATGA
- a CDS encoding pyridoxal phosphate-dependent aminotransferase, giving the protein MTVNLSSRARNASPSATLAIAAVAKQMKADGIDVVDLGLGEPDFETPDHVKEAAIVAIREGFTRYTAASGIDELKKAIVTKLKRDNGLSYTPAEVIVSCGSKHSLFNIAEVLFESGDEVIVPAPYWVTYTEQIQLVDARPVIVQTREEDGFHLTRAAVEPAITPKTKAILLNSPCNPTGAMIPPEQLRAIAALAVERDLLVISDEAYESMTYSGHTHMSIASLGEEVKRRTILVNTVSKAYAMTGWRIGYAAGPADIIKAMGTIQSQVTSNPTSIAQKAAVAALLGPQNDLLTMVIEFDRRRRYLLSRLNTISGITCTNPEGAFYLFPNVSSFYGAVVNGVPIRNSAEMAAHLLQTANVVTVPGSEFGSDAHLRLSYATSMDSIRKGAERIERALGALRG; this is encoded by the coding sequence ATGACGGTGAATCTGTCAAGTCGCGCAAGGAATGCCAGTCCCTCTGCCACCCTCGCCATTGCTGCTGTCGCTAAGCAGATGAAGGCGGACGGAATTGATGTTGTGGACCTCGGGCTCGGGGAACCGGATTTCGAGACGCCGGACCACGTCAAGGAAGCGGCAATTGTCGCTATTCGGGAGGGGTTCACACGATACACGGCCGCCTCCGGCATCGACGAGTTGAAGAAGGCGATCGTCACCAAGCTGAAGCGCGATAATGGCCTCTCCTATACCCCTGCAGAGGTGATCGTCTCGTGCGGTTCGAAACATTCGCTATTCAACATCGCCGAGGTACTGTTTGAGTCTGGGGACGAGGTGATAGTCCCGGCGCCCTACTGGGTCACCTACACCGAACAGATCCAACTCGTCGATGCGCGACCGGTCATCGTGCAGACGCGGGAAGAAGATGGTTTCCACCTGACCCGTGCGGCGGTGGAACCCGCCATTACGCCAAAAACCAAGGCGATTCTGCTTAACAGCCCATGCAATCCGACCGGCGCCATGATCCCGCCGGAACAGCTACGGGCGATCGCCGCGCTGGCGGTGGAGCGAGACCTATTGGTGATTTCGGATGAGGCGTACGAATCTATGACTTACAGCGGGCATACCCACATGAGCATCGCCTCGCTCGGCGAGGAGGTGAAGCGGCGAACGATTCTTGTAAATACCGTCTCAAAGGCGTATGCCATGACCGGTTGGCGGATCGGGTACGCGGCAGGTCCGGCGGACATCATCAAGGCGATGGGCACTATCCAAAGTCAGGTCACGTCGAATCCCACCTCGATCGCGCAAAAAGCCGCGGTGGCCGCCTTACTCGGCCCGCAGAATGATCTGCTCACCATGGTCATTGAATTCGATCGACGTCGGAGGTATCTCCTGAGTCGGCTGAATACCATTTCCGGAATCACATGCACGAACCCTGAAGGCGCGTTCTATCTGTTTCCCAATGTCTCCAGCTTCTACGGAGCTGTAGTGAACGGCGTCCCTATTCGAAACTCCGCCGAGATGGCAGCCCACCTTTTGCAGACAGCCAATGTCGTAACGGTCCCAGGGAGCGAATTCGGAAGCGATGCGCATCTTCGCCTGTCGTACGCGACATCGATGGATAGCATTAGAAAGGGAGCAGAGCGGATAGAGCGAGCCCTTGGCGCACTTCGTGGCTGA